Proteins from a single region of Polycladomyces zharkentensis:
- a CDS encoding helix-turn-helix domain-containing protein, producing MSVGIVQREARMGAGVTQKELGRRLHLSRSMIAEIEAGRKRLPRDVAKKAVETLNCGFYALEVAAELTGIGIGKLDGDSIDLHRSALKEKSLEELQEAISQISATSLSRKPDRLDQMARNEISKVIEESMDAVVVLMNFIASICQEYGFSWNDVWQKERRKLEAKGYKKAR from the coding sequence ATGAGTGTGGGGATTGTCCAGAGAGAAGCCAGAATGGGAGCGGGAGTGACACAAAAAGAGCTCGGACGAAGACTGCATCTAAGTCGATCGATGATTGCAGAGATCGAAGCTGGAAGGAAGCGATTACCACGGGATGTTGCTAAAAAAGCGGTTGAGACCCTCAACTGTGGATTCTACGCCTTGGAGGTTGCAGCGGAACTCACCGGGATAGGTATCGGAAAGTTGGACGGCGACAGTATCGACCTACATCGATCCGCATTAAAGGAAAAGTCTTTGGAAGAGCTTCAGGAAGCAATATCCCAAATCTCCGCAACCAGCTTGTCAAGAAAACCCGACCGTTTGGACCAAATGGCCCGCAACGAGATTTCCAAAGTTATTGAGGAGTCAATGGATGCGGTGGTGGTGTTGATGAACTTCATCGCTTCCATCTGTCAGGAGTACGGCTTTAGCTGGAATGATGTGTGGCAAAAAGAACGCCGAAAGCTGGAGGCGAAGGGCTACAAAAAAGCCCGCTGA